CCCTTGGGGGAGTCCTGCGGCCTCTCCGACGGCCTCTCCGGGGGCGTCCCCGTGAAAACCCATGAGCATCCATCTGAGCTCATCTGCGCCGACCGCCCGCGGTCAGCGGCGGGAGCGAGCTCGTGTTCGCGCGGCCACGGGGCGGTCGCCGCGCCATCAAGGCCGGTGTCAGTGTCAGTTGGCACCGTCCGCGCGCCGCCACTCGATTCGGTCTTCGCCGCTGCCACGCCGCCGCCCGCCGTGCCGCACGCGCTCACCCGGGCCAGGTGTGCCAGAAGCGGCGTCGGCCGTGTCCCGGGGCGGCACGGGGTGGCACACGAAAGGCGGTGAATCGAGGCGCCATGGGGCTGGCACGGTCCGTGGTTGAGCGGGCATGGACCTCGGACTCAGACTTGCCGGAAGCCGCACGGTCATCTTCCGATGCGGCTGCTTCTTCGCGCGGGGAGACGACATGGGCGTGCCCGGCTGGCGCCTCTGCGCGCAGCACGTGGATCAGCGGCCGATGGTCGCCGGCGCCTTCGGCGAGGACGAGGGCGAGTGCGTCATAGCATGGCGGCTCAGCCTTCAGCGGGTTTGACTCCCCAACCCTGGCTCCGGAGATTCGCACCGCGGACGGGGACGCCAATGTGGATGCGTCGGCAGTTGCGGAGACTGGCACCCACCGCGCCCGCCATCGGCGCCGAGCGCGTCCGAGACCGGCCGGACCCGGTAGCATCCCTTCAGACTGCCGGGTCAGCGTCTTCCTCGTGAGGGTGTACCCGGCCTTTGCTTGACCTGGCCGGGCCCCCCGACGACACTTCATCCGATGCCCGCGTCCGAGGAGGCTCGCCCCATGACTGAGGACATGCTCGACGTCGAGCGCAAGGTCGCTCGCTGCCGGATCCTGTTGTCGCTGTTCGCCATGGCGGCGGTCTGCATCGATCCGATGGGCCCGATCCTGGTCCGCGACCTCGGCCTGGCGGGCGGGCCCGTACGGGTCGACCCGTATGCGCTCGCCGTGTTCGCCACGCACCTGGGCTACAGCCTCGCGGTCTTCAGCGCGCTCACGATCGGCCTGGTGCCCCAGGGGATCGTCGCCATCACCACCTGGGCCGATGTCCTCTTCGGCACGGCGATCGCGCTCTTCACCCACGGGACGTCGAGCCCCTTCTACGTCTTCTTCGCCTTCGCGGTGATCGCGGCCGGGGTGCGGGGCGGGTTCCGCTTCGGGATGTTGGTCACCGCGGTCAGCGTCTGGCTCTATCTGAGCTTGATCCTCGTCTCCGCCCCGGGCACCACCCAGTTCCACGCCTCCGTCCTGAGCGCGGCCTACCTGGCGATCGTGGGCTACCTGGTCGCGTACCTCGGGCGGCTCCGCATGAACCTCGAGGGGAAGATCGACGCGCTCGAGCGCGCCAAGGAGCGGGACGAGATCGCGCGCGCCCTCCATGACGGCTGCGTGCAGACGCTCGCCGGCACCAACCTGACCCTCGGCAGCTGCCAGGAGCTCGTGCGGCGCGGGCAGGCCGAGGAGGCGCTCGCGACCCTCGCCGAGCTGCAGACGAGCATCACGCGCGAGTACGACGGGCTCCGCACCTACATCCGAGAGCTGGCCCATCACGAGACGGGGCCCACGTCCCGCGAGTTCGATACGCGCTTTTCGGTGAGCGCGCGGTTCGCAGGCACCGGGGCGCTGGTCGAGCACGTGCTCCTGATCCTCCTCGAGGGCGTGCGCAACGTGCGGCGGCATGCCTTCGCACGCTCGGCCTCGATCGAGGCCCGTGTCGTCGACTCGGAGATCCATATCTGCCTCGACGACGACGGCCTCGGCTTCGCCGACGACGCGCCCGCGCCGTGGTCGATCTCGTCGCGCGTCGAGCAGCTCGGCGGGCAGGTCGAGGTGGCACGCAACAGTCAGGTGGGCGCGCACCTTGCCATCGCGCTGCGCGCGGTGTGAAGAGGGAGGCCGTGGAGACCCCGCTGCGCATCGCGATCGCCGACGACCACGCCCTCTTCCGCCAGGGCCTCAGGTCGCAGCTCCGCCTCCAGGCCGGGCTCGTGGTGGTGGGCGAAGTGGACCGCGCCGACGAGCTCGCGGCCATGATCGCCGCCACGCCGTGCGACATCCTGCTCCTCGATCTGCAGATGGAGCGCAGCGCGCTGATCGACATCAAGGCCCTCGCCGAGCGCGTGAGCGTGATCGTGGTCACGGCCAGCGAGCGCGCCGAGGACGCGCTCGCCGCTCTCCGCTCGGGCGCGCGCGCCGTGGTCTTCAAGCGCTTCGCCATCGAGACGCTGATGGACGCCATCGCCGCGGTGGTCGACGGCAACGTGTGGATGCCCCCCGCGCTCCAGAAGTACCTGGCGGCACGCCTGAACGAGCCACCCGAGGAACCGCTCACCCCGCGCGAGGTCGAGATCGTGCGCCACGTCGCCATGGGGCTGCGCAACGCGGAGGTGGCCGCGCGCCTCGCGATCAGCGAGGTGACGGTGAAGACGCACCTGAACAACATCTTCCAGAAGCTCGGCCTGCGCGGCCGCACCGCGCTCGCCCTGTACGCGATCCGCATGGGCATCATCGGCGTGCCGGAGGGCAGCCCGTAGGCGCGAGGAGGGGCGCATGCCCGCTCGGGTGGAGACATCCGTGCTCGCGCGCCGGCTGGCGGCGGCGCTCGCCGCGCCCGGCGGCCCGAGGGCGGGCGAGCACCTCCTGGTCGCGGTCTCGGGCGGGCCCGACTCGACGGCGCTCCTGGCGGCACTGGCCGAGCTGGCGCCCGGGCACGGGCTCCGCCTGACGGCCGCCCACGTGGACCACGGGCTCCGCGGCGTGGAGGGCGCGGCCGAGGCCGACGCGGTCGCGGCGCTGGCGGCACGCCTCGGCGTTCCCTTCGTCGGGCAGAGCGTCGCGGTCCCCGCTGGTCCCGACCTCGAGGCGCGCGCACGGCGGGCGCGCTACCGAGCGCTCGCCCGGGTCGCGGCGGAGGTCGGGGCGGGCCGCATCGTCACCGGCCACACCCAGGACGACCAGGTGGAGACCGTGCTGCTGCGCCTGCTGCGCGGCGCGGGACGGCGGGGCCTCGGCGCCATGCGCCCGGCACGCGGTCGGCTGCTGCGCCCGCTGCTCGCCGCGACGCGCGCCGACGTGCGCCGCTTCCTCGGTGAGCGCGGCCTCGGCTTCGCGGTCGATCGCACCAACGCGGACCTGCGCCACGCGCGCAATCGCGTGCGCCGGCTCCTGGTCCCGCTGCTGCGCGCCGAGTTCAACCCGCGCCTCGGCCCGGCGCTCGCTGCGCTCGCGGAACGCCTGCGCGACGAGGACGACTTCCTCGCCGTGGCGGCGGCCGGGCGCGCACGGGGCCTGATCGCGGGCGAGCATCTCCGTACCGCGGTCGCCGAGGAGCCGCCGGCGCTCGCCCGCCGCATCGTGCAGAGCTGGCTCGAGCGCGGCGCGCGGCGCGGCGTGGGGGCGGTGCACGTGGCGCGGGTGCTCGGGCTCGCCGCCGGGGCCGAGCGGGGCGCGGTCGCCATCCCGGGACCCGCGCGCGTCGTGCGCGAGGGCGACGTGCTGGCGCGCCGGCCCGGGCGCGCGGCCGCGCCGTCCTCCTTCACGCTCGAGATCGCCCCTGGACGAACGGTCGCCCACGGCGCTGGCCGCTGGCGCGTGACGCTGTCGGCGCCGCGGGCCCGCGGCGCGGGCGAGGTGCGGGCCGCGGGCGTGGCGCATGCGCTCTTCGACGCTGAGGCGCTGCCGGGCGGCCTCGTGCTGCGCTCGCCCGCG
The Deltaproteobacteria bacterium genome window above contains:
- the tilS gene encoding tRNA lysidine(34) synthetase TilS → MPARVETSVLARRLAAALAAPGGPRAGEHLLVAVSGGPDSTALLAALAELAPGHGLRLTAAHVDHGLRGVEGAAEADAVAALAARLGVPFVGQSVAVPAGPDLEARARRARYRALARVAAEVGAGRIVTGHTQDDQVETVLLRLLRGAGRRGLGAMRPARGRLLRPLLAATRADVRRFLGERGLGFAVDRTNADLRHARNRVRRLLVPLLRAEFNPRLGPALAALAERLRDEDDFLAVAAAGRARGLIAGEHLRTAVAEEPPALARRIVQSWLERGARRGVGAVHVARVLGLAAGAERGAVAIPGPARVVREGDVLARRPGRAAAPSSFTLEIAPGRTVAHGAGRWRVTLSAPRARGAGEVRAAGVAHALFDAEALPGGLVLRSPARGDRIRLLAGGTRKLQDILVDAKVPREARALVPVLAAGAEILWVAGLVRGAGAPVGPATTRIVEAVFERDAPPGAPERK
- a CDS encoding response regulator transcription factor encodes the protein METPLRIAIADDHALFRQGLRSQLRLQAGLVVVGEVDRADELAAMIAATPCDILLLDLQMERSALIDIKALAERVSVIVVTASERAEDALAALRSGARAVVFKRFAIETLMDAIAAVVDGNVWMPPALQKYLAARLNEPPEEPLTPREVEIVRHVAMGLRNAEVAARLAISEVTVKTHLNNIFQKLGLRGRTALALYAIRMGIIGVPEGSP